The Alicyclobacillus macrosporangiidus CPP55 genome segment CCAATCCCCGTCGTACCCGCTGCTGTAACAGGGCGTAGATGAGAAGGGCAATCAGCATCACGTATGCCATGGCCAGGACGCGTTTGGGCGATTTCAGGAAAACACCGTGCATCATGTACGGTTCCTTCAACGCTCGGAACAGGTTCTCAACCCGGCTCTGGCTGTTGTACCCGCGCAGCAACATCTCGTCTGTTCTGTGCTCAGCCGGTACATTACTGATGAAAACGAACGTTCCCTCGCGTTGCCGTTGCCGCTCGAGTGCAGCCGAATCCATCTTGACTTGCAGCTCGATACGCCAGACCTCCCGTGTCACCACATTTCGATTGGGGTCGTCCTTTGGCGGTCGACCAGGCCGGCGCTTTTGCTCCACGTCTCGGACGACGCGTCCATGAACATGGTGAAACCGCGCCTTGTGCCCCCGAAGACATTGTTCCAGTGCGGCTTGTGCGTCGGGTTCGCAGTGATACACCTGCTGGTTTATCTGGCGGACCAACACCTCCAGTTCACGAGTTTCCTCCGCGACCAAGCGCTCAAGACGGTCGGCCTTTCGTTTGTCCAACGCAGACGTTTGCACCACCACAAAACGGTAGGTACGACCGTACAACTCCTCTTCGAACCCCTGAATCTTATACCGCGCCGCTTCTTTCTGATCCTGGCTCAGCGCACCGAGGTCAACGAACCGTTCCTCCTGCGCCCATGCCCGGTCTTTCAAGGTCCTGCACAACGCAAGGGTTTCAGGTAAACGGCTGATGAAGTACCGCTTCTCGTACAACTGAAGGTTTGATTCCGTCACAAAGGCGGAATCCGCCACCACGATAATTCGATTCCAGGCCTCTGGAGACAGTAGTTTATCCACGCGCTCAGTCAGATTGCCATACCAAGTCTTGTCACTAGTGTTTCCATCCATGACATCTGCCCACAAAGGAATGCCATTGTAGCTGCCAATACCGTACAGAAACTGCTTGAGGTCCGGACGCAGGTCTTTACTGTATCCACGTACAATCTTGAGCGGGCAGTCCTCCAACTCTGATTCATCGTAGCTGCCTTGCACCGAAATGGACGTGGTATCCAAATGCACGAGCATATCCAGCGTGTAGCTGGCCGCTTCTGGTGTGTTGAAGGCAATCTCGTGGTAGATGCGCCAAGGGTCAGCATCTGCCAACTTGTCGAGAGCATCCCCTAAACGGTCATCGTGAAGGAGATCGGCTGAGACACCCTCGTCGAACAACCACTCACAGTCCATGTCGTGGTAAAACCGGTTGATTAAGTATAGAGGCTTTCTCTGGACCAGGATGTTGACGATGAGTGCGATAATGCTGGTCCCCGGGCTGATTTTCGATCTGGATGGGTCCCACTTGACATGCCGGTTGATGGTACCGGCCACGTCCAAGTCCGCACAAAGGCTCGCAACAACGGGTGCAGCCTTGGCTTTTCGAACCTCCACTCCAAATCCCTCGATTTGAAACACGGGACACCCTTCCACACAGAAGCTTCATGATTATGTTTGAGGCGGGGAGGCTGTCTTCCTGCAATGTTTCGGAATTTACCACACTTCGACAAAACATGACATGCGGAAAAGGGGTCATTGCAATTCGGCGAACTCACAAATGGGGTCTTCAGCCTGGCGCGTGGGATGGTGGAAGCCCGACGGCGATCAAGTGGAGACTGAAATTGAAGCCTGATCTGCGGCGCTTGGTGGAACGTAAACGGTGCATTGTGCCCTGTACGGGATACTATGAGTGGCACAGGAATACGAAAGACCCCTTTCATATCCGCGTCCAAAGCAGCGATTTATTTGGCCTTGCCGCGATTTACGACACGGGCGAGTCGCCTGCTGGTCCGGTTTCCACGTACAGCATACTCACCTGTGAGCCGAACTTCGCTCTCTCAGCCTTGCACAACCGAATGCCCGTGATACTCAAACCGGCCGACTACGACCTGTACCTGGACCCGTGCCGTGCACAGCTTTGACGACTTGTTGCCTATCCTGCAGCCGTATCCCGAAGCCGATATGGATTGGTACCGCGTTCCCAAGCTCATCGGAAACGTGCGGAACGACGTGCCGGAATGTATTCGGCCGGTTAGCTAACCGCCATCTTCCTCAGTGTCCATATCTCCCATCTTACCCTCTTCTTAGTACGTGTTACGGTGGAGCCAGGAGGCGAACTGTATCCCATGCTCGTCCTGACCCCACCGCTACAGCGTCAGCTGCGGACTATCCAAGGGTTTACCAAGAGACGGTACACAGAACGGGGGCGACCCCGCTGATACGGTTGTTCTTCCCCGCAAACCTCAGCATAACCTCGTTCTACGAGCTTCTTGAGGACTCTTTCTGCACTACGTTTACTCAATTGCAGGTATTGAGCGAGATCGCTTGCCGTAAACACGTGATTGTTTCGCAAAGCGATAAAGTCCATGATTTTGGTAACGCTCGAGACGCTAATGTTGGCATGTCTGGCTATCGACAAAATTTGTTCGTTTTGACTCTGTAACTGGAATGTGCGTGTCGCATTTTGGCCGATCGGTCCAATGACTTTCTTGTCTTCGGTAACGATGTACGCGGAGTGACGGTTCTCCTGTTCACTATGGTATAGTGCAATACGTGCATGCTCTTCTGCTTCTTTGGCCGTGATGCCAAATCCAAAACCAACCCGAACAACCACGTCGGTCCATTCCCAGAGGTCATTCAACAACGGAACCGTCGTGTAATGACGGGTTATTTGCTGGATTCCGCCCTTGGTCCCATAGACGACAAAGTTACCCGGCTTGGTTTGGGTAACGGATGCGTTCATTCTGCGGCAGAATGCAAGCAAACGCTCATGAACGTTTTCGTGCAATTTCCTGTCAGCGTCTCCACCGGACTCGTTCGCTGCATGCACCGTTATAATACCCACGGCAATTTGCGAAAACTGGCTAATGACAAGTTCCGCCTTTGCAATTGCGCGCTGTAGTGCGTCTACGATGTTCTTCTTCGGGATGATCAGTCGCAAACAAGGAACTCCAAGACGGTACAACTTTTCGTACACCGACTGAACGCTCGTCAAAGCGAACTCCGTCTTGTTGGACCGCCATAACGTTTCATGGAAGGCGACCCATTCATCATCAAATCGATGCTGCTCGGATACTTTCGCGGTTTCATGCTCCTTCACGAATACACCGGTCGATTCCACGCCAATCTCATCGAATACGTTATACACAACCTGTTTCCTGGGAATATCGATGGACAGTCTTTGTGTATGAACACCAAGGACTTCGCGCATGTGCTGTATGGTCAGCAGAAAAGCAAACTCATCGAAAGCCACGTACTCCGCAGGAGTGGCCGCATTCTCCAATATCGGTCGTGCGAAATAATAAGGCACTGGTCCCGTAAACAAGATAGCGTGACTGCTGAGCGCCTCGTGAACGAGCTCAGCGCTTTGCTCCGGAGTTTCGTAGACGTAAGAGTCGATCTGCACACGGGTATTTGTATTTAGAAAGGACACTTGCTCGACCATTTTTTTTGACCCAACAACAGCAATGCGAATCAACATCTGACCTCCGTAAGCATCATGATAATTGTCCTAGGTGGTACTTAAATTTTTAAATGAAAATCCCCTTGCCAGACAGTGTATCACGTCTGTCACTCCGGCAAAGGGGAACTTGTGAACTGTCAAATCAGTCTATCTACCGGATTCTGGTCAGAGGATGTGCTTCAATTCCACTGTAAGCTTACCATCCATGACTTGAAATCCCGTACCGAATTCAGCAGACAGGTCACTGAATTTGTGCATAATTTGCTCTGCTTGCTCGCCGTGTGCCAGGTAAGGGCGTCCTCGAAGGTGTGCACGCGCGCCGCGGGTGAGCCCAACGGGAACGATATCAACGCTGCA includes the following:
- a CDS encoding SOS response-associated peptidase family protein; translated protein: MTCGKGVIAIRRTHKWGLQPGAWDGGSPTAIKWRLKLKPDLRRLVERKRCIVPCTGYYEWHRNTKDPFHIRVQSSDLFGLAAIYDTGESPAGPVSTYSILTCEPNFALSALHNRMPVILKPADYDLYLDPCRAQL
- a CDS encoding MarR family transcriptional regulator, yielding MIRIAVVGSKKMVEQVSFLNTNTRVQIDSYVYETPEQSAELVHEALSSHAILFTGPVPYYFARPILENAATPAEYVAFDEFAFLLTIQHMREVLGVHTQRLSIDIPRKQVVYNVFDEIGVESTGVFVKEHETAKVSEQHRFDDEWVAFHETLWRSNKTEFALTSVQSVYEKLYRLGVPCLRLIIPKKNIVDALQRAIAKAELVISQFSQIAVGIITVHAANESGGDADRKLHENVHERLLAFCRRMNASVTQTKPGNFVVYGTKGGIQQITRHYTTVPLLNDLWEWTDVVVRVGFGFGITAKEAEEHARIALYHSEQENRHSAYIVTEDKKVIGPIGQNATRTFQLQSQNEQILSIARHANISVSSVTKIMDFIALRNNHVFTASDLAQYLQLSKRSAERVLKKLVERGYAEVCGEEQPYQRGRPRSVYRLLVNPWIVRS
- a CDS encoding IS1634 family transposase yields the protein MFQIEGFGVEVRKAKAAPVVASLCADLDVAGTINRHVKWDPSRSKISPGTSIIALIVNILVQRKPLYLINRFYHDMDCEWLFDEGVSADLLHDDRLGDALDKLADADPWRIYHEIAFNTPEAASYTLDMLVHLDTTSISVQGSYDESELEDCPLKIVRGYSKDLRPDLKQFLYGIGSYNGIPLWADVMDGNTSDKTWYGNLTERVDKLLSPEAWNRIIVVADSAFVTESNLQLYEKRYFISRLPETLALCRTLKDRAWAQEERFVDLGALSQDQKEAARYKIQGFEEELYGRTYRFVVVQTSALDKRKADRLERLVAEETRELEVLVRQINQQVYHCEPDAQAALEQCLRGHKARFHHVHGRVVRDVEQKRRPGRPPKDDPNRNVVTREVWRIELQVKMDSAALERQRQREGTFVFISNVPAEHRTDEMLLRGYNSQSRVENLFRALKEPYMMHGVFLKSPKRVLAMAYVMLIALLIYALLQQRVRRGLEAERERNPLVLKGVKVASPTGRTILDEFEDVLHIIIRMPDGQVQHRLQGLTEGAVRVLRWLNLQRHPLLPAPGLPGRSP